A window from Pseudomonas sp. MRSN 12121 encodes these proteins:
- a CDS encoding EexN family lipoprotein, with protein sequence MKKTIPFLLAVALTACGQSETPQTTAILTVEELASNPERLKELRQQCKTDRATLGDVLCNRVAEATRKRFYGDGNTPYTPRKEPPKF encoded by the coding sequence ATGAAGAAGACCATTCCTTTCTTGCTGGCCGTGGCATTAACGGCTTGCGGTCAATCCGAAACGCCCCAAACGACAGCTATCCTGACAGTTGAAGAACTGGCATCCAATCCCGAGCGGCTTAAAGAACTGCGCCAACAGTGCAAGACCGATCGCGCCACGCTGGGCGACGTGCTGTGCAACCGCGTGGCGGAAGCCACGCGCAAACGGTTCTATGGCGATGGCAACACGCCCTATACGCCACGGAAGGAACCGCCTAAGTTCTGA
- a CDS encoding LysR family transcriptional regulator — protein sequence MELRHLRCFLAVAEELRFARAAERLHVDQSALSRAIKELEEELGAVLFARTTRSTKLTHAGRLFLEHVRRVFTTLEQARDSVKAAANGFHGQLRIALSDGFTPSRLPALLALCRQEEPEVEIRLFEVPLSQQLKGLQEDLYDVGFAQSDEVGEVITALPAWNDPMMVAVPARHPLLIHKRIPLDELLRYPLVLCDPQACEGHAKQVERVLRRVDMEPIVAERVTSCDLMMALVSAGFALGLTGAAHIVASREQGIVARPLTGRSPMLTTYLLYLDEEPSDTLLRFIERVQAIESPEISRHFPSIDPEPQEELRP from the coding sequence ATGGAGCTTCGGCATCTTCGCTGCTTCTTGGCAGTAGCCGAAGAACTCCGCTTCGCCCGTGCTGCCGAGAGATTGCACGTCGATCAGTCGGCTCTGTCGCGTGCCATCAAGGAGCTAGAAGAAGAACTTGGCGCGGTGCTGTTCGCCCGAACCACACGCAGTACGAAACTGACCCACGCCGGGCGACTTTTTCTAGAGCATGTGCGGCGTGTGTTTACCACTTTGGAGCAGGCCCGCGATAGCGTCAAAGCAGCGGCTAATGGCTTTCACGGTCAGTTGCGTATCGCTCTGTCCGATGGCTTTACACCGTCGCGCCTGCCTGCCCTGTTGGCTCTTTGCCGACAAGAAGAACCCGAAGTCGAAATCCGGCTGTTTGAGGTGCCACTTTCTCAGCAGCTCAAGGGGCTACAAGAAGACCTGTACGACGTAGGATTCGCTCAATCTGACGAAGTTGGGGAAGTCATCACGGCTTTGCCTGCCTGGAACGACCCGATGATGGTGGCTGTGCCGGCCCGTCATCCGTTGCTGATCCATAAGCGCATCCCCTTGGACGAATTACTGCGTTATCCACTGGTGCTATGCGATCCACAAGCGTGCGAGGGGCATGCGAAGCAGGTTGAGAGAGTCCTTCGGCGTGTGGACATGGAGCCGATCGTTGCCGAGCGAGTCACTTCCTGTGATCTGATGATGGCGCTGGTATCCGCAGGCTTCGCCCTAGGATTGACTGGAGCCGCGCACATCGTGGCCAGCCGAGAACAGGGCATCGTGGCACGACCACTGACTGGCCGCTCGCCAATGCTTACGACCTATCTGTTGTATTTGGACGAGGAGCCATCGGATACGTTGCTTCGCTTCATCGAGCGGGTACAGGCCATCGAGTCCCCCGAAATCAGCCGGCACTTCCCGAGTATTGATCCCGAACCACAGGAGGAACTCAGGCCATGA
- a CDS encoding MarR family winged helix-turn-helix transcriptional regulator — protein sequence MNSKPPKTENNPLLLDHQLCFPLYAATNLLTRVYRPMLEPLGLTYSQYLVMLVLWERSPVKVGDLGDCLHLENGTLTPLLKRMEHGGFITRQRDPGDERRVLIALTPHGDELRHAAKHIPEMLSRQLGIDEVAGAELRNAVKSLVGVLTNKRYQNSTLSSKRSSE from the coding sequence ATGAACTCCAAACCTCCCAAAACAGAAAATAATCCACTACTGCTAGATCACCAGCTTTGCTTCCCACTTTACGCTGCGACGAACCTGCTGACGCGAGTTTATCGACCCATGCTGGAGCCTTTGGGGCTGACCTATTCACAGTATCTTGTCATGCTGGTGTTATGGGAAAGATCGCCAGTCAAAGTTGGGGATTTGGGCGATTGTTTGCATCTTGAAAATGGCACGCTAACCCCCCTGCTTAAACGCATGGAGCATGGAGGATTCATTACTCGACAACGTGACCCTGGAGACGAGCGACGGGTGCTTATTGCACTAACACCACATGGAGATGAATTGCGTCATGCTGCAAAACATATTCCAGAAATGCTGTCTCGTCAGTTGGGTATTGATGAAGTCGCTGGTGCGGAATTGCGAAATGCCGTGAAGTCTCTGGTTGGTGTCCTGACCAACAAGAGATACCAAAATTCAACGTTGAGTTCTAAGCGCTCATCCGAATGA
- a CDS encoding zinc-dependent alcohol dehydrogenase family protein → MKALIYRGPGKKEWADKPQPTISHPTDAVIRITHTTICGTDLHILKGDLPEAVDGLVLGHEGVGVVEEVGEAVSNFKKGDQVLISCVTSCGRCEYCKKQLYAHCTDGGWILGHQIDGTQAEYVRIPHADNSLYPAPQDVDPEALVMLSDILPTGFEIGVLAGQVRPGDTVAIVGAGPIGMAVLLTAQFYAPSRIIMIDTDLARLEVARRFGATDGINAGTGDAVEQVLALTSGKGVDVAVEAVGIPSTFDTCQSIIAPGGRIANVGVHGKPVELHLEKLWSRNITLSAGLVSTYSTPMLLQTVKAGKVKPEQLVTHRFALHDVVQAYEVFGNAAREKAMKVILQAE, encoded by the coding sequence ATGAAAGCGCTCATCTATCGTGGCCCAGGCAAAAAGGAGTGGGCGGACAAGCCCCAGCCGACCATCTCTCATCCCACTGACGCGGTTATCCGCATCACCCACACCACCATCTGCGGTACCGACCTGCATATCCTCAAAGGTGACCTGCCCGAGGCGGTCGATGGCCTGGTTCTGGGGCATGAAGGTGTAGGGGTCGTCGAGGAAGTTGGCGAGGCTGTCAGCAACTTCAAAAAAGGTGATCAGGTGCTGATTTCCTGCGTGACCTCATGTGGTCGCTGTGAATACTGCAAGAAGCAACTTTACGCACATTGCACGGATGGCGGCTGGATTCTCGGCCATCAGATCGACGGCACCCAAGCCGAGTACGTCCGTATACCACATGCCGACAACAGTCTGTATCCGGCACCGCAAGACGTAGACCCCGAAGCGCTGGTGATGCTCAGCGACATCCTGCCCACCGGCTTCGAGATCGGTGTGCTGGCAGGCCAGGTGCGGCCGGGCGACACGGTAGCGATCGTCGGTGCCGGCCCCATCGGCATGGCGGTGCTGCTGACCGCACAGTTCTATGCGCCATCAAGGATCATCATGATCGACACCGATCTGGCTCGACTGGAGGTTGCACGCCGCTTCGGCGCAACCGACGGCATCAACGCTGGTACCGGAGACGCGGTGGAGCAAGTCCTGGCATTGACCAGCGGTAAGGGTGTGGACGTGGCGGTGGAAGCGGTGGGCATTCCCTCTACCTTCGACACTTGCCAGTCGATCATCGCTCCCGGTGGTCGTATTGCCAACGTCGGCGTGCATGGCAAGCCCGTGGAGTTGCATCTGGAGAAGTTGTGGAGTCGCAACATCACGCTCTCGGCTGGTCTGGTCAGCACCTACAGCACGCCGATGCTCCTACAGACGGTGAAGGCTGGCAAGGTGAAGCCGGAGCAACTTGTCACCCATCGCTTTGCTCTGCATGACGTAGTCCAAGCTTATGAAGTGTTCGGCAACGCAGCGCGTGAGAAAGCCATGAAAGTGATATTGCAGGCGGAGTGA
- a CDS encoding organic hydroperoxide resistance protein: MSTLYSTKVTAVGGRSGTVRSDDGLLDLPLALPSALGGKGGATNPEQLFAAGYAACFGNAVIHGTRNKQTKIRDNDIDVIATVSMVPNGSGGFALSVALDVTIAGVSQAEAEEIVAEAHKICPYSNATRGNIDVTLSVHTR; this comes from the coding sequence ATGAGTACGCTGTATTCCACGAAAGTCACCGCCGTCGGCGGCCGTAGCGGCACCGTGCGTAGCGACGATGGCTTGCTGGACTTGCCTCTGGCCCTGCCTTCAGCACTCGGCGGCAAGGGTGGTGCGACCAACCCGGAGCAACTGTTCGCGGCCGGCTACGCGGCCTGCTTCGGCAATGCCGTCATTCACGGCACGCGCAACAAGCAGACCAAGATCCGCGACAACGACATCGATGTGATCGCCACTGTGAGCATGGTTCCGAACGGTAGCGGCGGGTTCGCCTTGAGTGTCGCACTGGACGTGACCATCGCTGGCGTCAGCCAAGCCGAGGCCGAGGAGATTGTGGCCGAGGCACACAAGATATGCCCGTACTCGAATGCGACCCGAGGCAATATCGACGTCACGCTTTCGGTGCATACACGCTGA
- a CDS encoding relaxase/mobilization nuclease and DUF3363 domain-containing protein translates to MTDRRDDDFRVRPSAPKNRGKGQGQSFVSKVLKQAGKASSGKSAVHRPIAGGSGQRAGQRPGSRLGRGHTAARFAGAKLTPMSRRVTIKTLLVNQRNASPQSLAKHLRYIERDGAGRDGEPGRAYGPQADEADLDAFKERCQDDRHHFRFIVSPEDGAELDDLRTYIRHLMNRMEADLGTRLDWVVVDHWNTDNPHTHLIVRGRDDTGKDLIIAGDYIAHGFRHRAAELATEWLGPRTELEIQQTLQREVEQERWTSLDRALQREAGEDGRVQIERFNEPTLQRQRLLLIGRLQRLQRLGLADETQPGTWAVHADAEKTLRALGERGDIIRTMQRAMSGQPRELAVFEPGDDGRAIVGRVAGKGLADELHDRGYLVIDGVDGKAHYVALNARDELANYPTGAVVEVRGSAEVRAADKNIAALASNGLYRADHHLAIEQGRATAGRDPQEVVAAHVRRLEALRRAGIVERVADGLWKVPDDLAERGRQYDAQRLGGVAVELKSHLPIERQARVIGATWLDQQLIGGGRGLGDLGFGGDAKAALQQRADFLEEQGLAQRRGQRVILARNLLGTLRNRELAQAAKDIAADTGLEHRPVTDGQRVAGIYRRSVMLASGRYAMLDDGMGFSLVPWRPVIERRLGQQLAATVSASAVSWELGRPRGPSIG, encoded by the coding sequence ATGACCGACCGCCGCGACGACGATTTCCGGGTGCGCCCCAGCGCCCCGAAGAACCGGGGCAAGGGTCAGGGCCAGAGCTTCGTTTCCAAGGTGCTCAAGCAGGCCGGCAAAGCCAGCAGCGGCAAGTCAGCGGTACACCGTCCTATCGCTGGCGGCAGCGGTCAGCGCGCCGGCCAGCGGCCCGGCTCACGCTTGGGGCGCGGCCACACGGCGGCGCGTTTCGCCGGCGCGAAGCTGACGCCCATGTCGCGACGCGTGACCATCAAGACCCTGCTGGTCAACCAGCGCAACGCCAGCCCGCAATCGCTCGCCAAGCACCTGCGCTACATCGAGCGCGACGGCGCGGGCCGCGATGGCGAACCTGGCCGGGCCTACGGGCCGCAGGCCGACGAAGCCGACCTGGATGCCTTCAAGGAACGCTGCCAGGACGACCGGCACCATTTCCGTTTCATCGTCTCCCCGGAGGACGGGGCCGAGCTGGACGACCTGCGCACCTACATCCGCCACCTGATGAACCGCATGGAGGCCGACCTAGGGACGCGGCTGGATTGGGTGGTGGTCGATCACTGGAACACCGACAACCCGCACACCCACCTGATCGTGCGCGGGCGCGACGACACCGGCAAAGACCTCATCATCGCCGGGGACTACATCGCCCACGGCTTCCGCCATCGTGCCGCCGAACTGGCGACGGAATGGCTGGGGCCGCGCACCGAACTGGAGATCCAGCAGACCTTGCAGCGCGAGGTGGAGCAAGAGCGGTGGACGAGCCTCGACCGCGCGTTGCAGCGCGAGGCCGGCGAGGATGGCCGGGTGCAGATCGAACGCTTCAACGAACCGACGTTGCAGCGCCAGCGCCTGCTGCTGATCGGCCGCCTGCAACGCTTGCAGCGCCTGGGCCTGGCCGACGAGACGCAGCCCGGCACCTGGGCCGTCCATGCCGATGCCGAGAAGACCTTGCGCGCCCTGGGCGAGCGTGGCGACATTATCCGAACGATGCAGCGTGCCATGAGCGGCCAGCCGCGCGAGCTGGCGGTGTTCGAGCCGGGCGACGACGGCCGCGCCATTGTCGGCCGCGTGGCCGGCAAGGGGCTGGCCGACGAGCTGCACGACCGCGGCTATCTGGTCATCGACGGCGTGGACGGCAAGGCCCACTACGTCGCCTTGAACGCCCGCGACGAGCTGGCGAATTACCCCACCGGCGCGGTAGTGGAAGTGCGCGGTTCCGCCGAGGTGCGGGCGGCCGACAAGAACATCGCCGCGCTGGCGAGCAATGGCCTGTATCGCGCCGATCATCACCTTGCCATCGAACAAGGCCGGGCCACGGCTGGACGCGATCCGCAGGAAGTCGTCGCGGCGCACGTTCGCCGGCTGGAAGCCCTGCGCCGGGCTGGCATCGTGGAGCGCGTGGCCGATGGACTATGGAAGGTGCCGGACGACCTGGCCGAGCGTGGCCGCCAGTACGACGCACAACGCCTGGGCGGCGTGGCGGTGGAGCTGAAATCGCATCTACCCATCGAACGGCAGGCGCGCGTGATCGGGGCCACCTGGCTCGACCAGCAACTGATCGGCGGCGGCCGAGGGCTGGGCGACCTGGGCTTTGGTGGCGATGCCAAGGCAGCCTTGCAGCAGCGCGCCGACTTCCTCGAAGAACAGGGGCTGGCCCAGCGGCGCGGGCAGCGCGTGATCCTCGCCCGCAATCTGCTGGGGACGCTGCGCAACCGGGAACTGGCGCAGGCCGCCAAGGACATTGCCGCCGACACCGGCCTGGAGCATCGGCCCGTCACGGACGGGCAGCGCGTGGCCGGCATCTACCGGCGCTCGGTCATGCTCGCCAGCGGGCGCTACGCGATGCTCGATGACGGCATGGGTTTCAGCCTGGTGCCGTGGCGTCCGGTGATCGAACGGCGGCTAGGGCAGCAGCTCGCCGCAACCGTGAGTGCTAGCGCCGTGTCCTGGGAACTGGGGAGGCCAAGAGGCCCCAGCATAGGCTGA
- a CDS encoding S26 family signal peptidase: MTAISTSGPAPRPRSPRAGLRARIVLAGFAAAGLAALAWAAFVQPLPRLIYNPSDSVAVGWYRVQPLDHRAASLPVGSIVLTRLPADAAALAAQRGYLPARVPLLKRVGAVAPQHVCIVAGQVRIDGVPAAAALPVDRLGRPLPSLQLCRRLEASELFLLSVTNPASFDSRYFGPVSASAVIGVAHPVWLETRP, translated from the coding sequence ATGACCGCGATTTCCACGAGTGGCCCCGCGCCGCGTCCTCGCTCGCCCCGCGCAGGTTTGCGCGCTCGCATCGTGCTGGCGGGCTTCGCCGCCGCCGGCCTCGCTGCGCTGGCCTGGGCGGCGTTCGTGCAGCCGCTGCCGCGCCTGATCTACAACCCGTCCGACAGCGTGGCGGTCGGCTGGTATCGCGTGCAGCCGCTCGACCATCGGGCGGCCTCGCTGCCGGTCGGCAGCATCGTCCTGACCCGATTGCCTGCCGACGCTGCCGCGCTCGCTGCGCAGCGCGGCTACCTGCCGGCCCGCGTGCCGCTGCTCAAACGTGTGGGCGCAGTCGCGCCGCAACACGTTTGCATCGTCGCCGGTCAGGTTCGCATCGACGGCGTGCCTGCGGCCGCCGCGCTGCCTGTCGACCGGCTGGGCCGGCCGCTGCCATCGTTGCAGCTTTGCCGCCGTCTTGAAGCTAGCGAACTGTTCCTGTTGAGCGTGACGAATCCGGCCTCGTTCGACAGCCGGTATTTCGGCCCGGTCAGCGCATCCGCCGTGATCGGCGTTGCGCACCCGGTTTGGCTGGAGACACGCCCATGA
- a CDS encoding DUF2840 domain-containing protein, with protein MNASALPAAHAATAAPAAAPLPALSTLAGQAGDIPLTRVSLAYIEPHFKLYLRFGEPARTLRLDRWRRCAVFLPGAMFCRIRWQANDYGTVRWQLMVMQAATPLDAVQRIPGVRPGARLLLHAEGENAVRAVLERIDAIDAQGIAAIDVSPAYWRTLANRLAARSPLPEYTAERHAAWLAGRTFP; from the coding sequence ATGAACGCATCCGCCTTGCCTGCCGCTCACGCGGCGACGGCTGCACCGGCTGCTGCGCCGCTGCCTGCGCTTTCGACGCTCGCCGGCCAGGCCGGCGACATACCGCTGACCCGCGTATCGCTCGCCTACATCGAACCGCACTTCAAGCTCTACCTGCGCTTCGGCGAGCCGGCGCGCACGCTGCGGCTCGACCGCTGGCGGCGCTGCGCGGTGTTCCTGCCGGGCGCGATGTTCTGCCGCATCCGCTGGCAGGCCAACGACTACGGCACCGTGCGCTGGCAGCTCATGGTGATGCAGGCCGCCACGCCGCTCGATGCCGTGCAGCGCATCCCCGGCGTGCGGCCCGGCGCACGCCTGCTGCTGCACGCCGAAGGCGAGAACGCGGTGCGTGCCGTGCTGGAACGCATCGACGCAATCGACGCGCAGGGCATCGCCGCCATCGACGTGTCGCCCGCGTACTGGCGCACGCTCGCCAACCGGCTCGCGGCGCGCTCGCCGCTGCCCGAATACACCGCAGAACGGCACGCCGCTTGGCTGGCCGGGAGGACATTCCCATGA
- the parA gene encoding ParA family partition ATPase, whose product MIFAFLNQKGGVGKTTLATHIAGELAMRGLHVILLDADPQGSSLDWTQRRSQQGLPRLFSAVGLARETLHQEAPELARRADHVIIDGPPRIAALARSALLAAERVLIPVQPSPYDVWASAEMVSLIREAQVFRPQLAAAFVINRRVSTTIIGREARQSLAEQPLPALRSEIHQRIVFADSVAAGRLARETAPDSTAAREIAALTDELLRWPT is encoded by the coding sequence ATGATCTTCGCGTTTCTCAACCAGAAAGGCGGCGTCGGCAAGACCACGCTCGCCACGCACATCGCCGGCGAGCTGGCGATGCGCGGCCTGCACGTCATCCTGCTGGATGCCGACCCGCAGGGTTCCTCGCTGGACTGGACGCAGCGCAGAAGCCAGCAAGGCTTGCCACGGCTGTTCAGCGCCGTGGGCCTCGCCCGCGAAACGCTGCATCAGGAAGCGCCAGAGCTGGCCCGCCGCGCCGATCACGTCATCATCGACGGCCCGCCGCGCATCGCCGCCCTGGCGCGCTCCGCGCTGCTGGCGGCCGAGCGCGTGCTGATCCCGGTGCAGCCCAGTCCCTACGACGTGTGGGCCAGCGCCGAGATGGTTTCGCTGATCCGCGAAGCGCAGGTGTTCCGGCCGCAGCTAGCAGCGGCCTTCGTCATCAACCGGCGCGTCAGCACCACCATCATCGGCAGGGAGGCGCGGCAATCGCTGGCCGAACAGCCGCTGCCGGCGCTGCGCTCGGAGATCCACCAGCGCATCGTCTTCGCCGACAGCGTGGCCGCTGGCCGGCTCGCCCGCGAAACCGCGCCCGACAGCACCGCCGCCCGCGAGATTGCCGCGCTCACCGATGAACTGCTGCGGTGGCCGACATGA
- a CDS encoding replication initiator protein A, translated as MSSPPGQALQREQLDLFRALPGDMAPRDSQDLMAFPFFSLAKSRRVAPIDFRSGNIAIRVEGTQEHGIATIWDADLLIWAASQIVEARDAGLRPSRWIRATPYEVLRFIGRGTSLHDYLRLKAALDRLQSTTVATSIRETTGRRLHRFSWINEWKELADASGTPLGIELILPDWFYAGVLDAALVLTIDPAYFRLKGGIERWLYRLVRKHGGRQEHGWQFDFRHLYRKSGSAARFSDFAYDLRALVARQSLPGYVLGIERMPDDNAELLTFRPVPPTARG; from the coding sequence ATGTCCAGCCCGCCAGGGCAAGCCTTGCAGCGCGAACAGCTCGACCTGTTCCGCGCGCTGCCGGGCGACATGGCACCCCGCGACAGCCAGGACTTGATGGCCTTTCCGTTCTTCTCGCTCGCCAAGTCGCGGCGCGTCGCGCCGATCGACTTCCGCAGCGGGAACATCGCCATCCGCGTGGAGGGCACGCAGGAGCACGGCATCGCCACGATATGGGATGCCGACCTGTTGATATGGGCCGCCTCGCAGATCGTGGAGGCGCGCGACGCGGGCCTGCGCCCGTCGCGCTGGATACGCGCCACGCCTTACGAAGTGCTGCGCTTCATCGGGCGCGGCACGTCGCTTCACGACTACCTGCGCCTCAAAGCCGCGCTCGACCGGCTGCAATCGACCACGGTGGCCACGTCCATCCGCGAAACCACGGGAAGGCGATTGCATCGCTTCTCGTGGATCAACGAATGGAAGGAACTGGCCGATGCCAGCGGCACGCCGCTGGGCATCGAACTGATCCTGCCGGACTGGTTCTATGCCGGCGTGCTCGACGCCGCCCTGGTGCTGACCATCGACCCCGCGTATTTCCGGCTCAAAGGCGGCATCGAGCGGTGGCTTTACCGACTGGTGCGCAAGCACGGCGGGCGGCAGGAGCACGGCTGGCAATTCGACTTCCGGCACCTGTACCGCAAATCGGGCAGCGCGGCCCGCTTCTCGGACTTCGCCTACGACCTGCGCGCCCTGGTGGCGCGGCAGTCGTTGCCCGGCTACGTCCTCGGCATCGAGCGGATGCCGGACGACAACGCCGAACTGCTGACCTTCCGGCCCGTGCCGCCCACGGCACGGGGATAA
- a CDS encoding AlpA family transcriptional regulator, translated as MRPAPLRPAAAAVAAPAQPQRYLTNDEAAEYLRLSPRTLEKQRVIGGGPKFRKFGRRVMYAVADLDAWADQRSYEATSDPEYAERHAGDYRDGR; from the coding sequence ATGCGACCCGCTCCCTTGCGGCCTGCCGCCGCTGCTGTCGCTGCGCCCGCGCAGCCCCAACGCTACCTGACCAACGACGAAGCCGCCGAATACTTGCGGCTGTCGCCGCGCACGCTGGAGAAGCAGCGCGTGATCGGCGGCGGCCCCAAGTTCCGCAAGTTCGGCCGCCGCGTCATGTACGCGGTGGCCGACCTCGATGCCTGGGCCGACCAGCGCAGCTACGAGGCGACTTCCGACCCGGAATATGCCGAACGCCACGCGGGCGATTACCGTGATGGCCGCTGA
- a CDS encoding DUF2285 domain-containing protein, which translates to MAEPSAAHWYPTAAYLYALHLDGPALAWEYLRRNPDYRRDWLRRRRRPDVAQAWGLRLLEDPALDARDAHPAWFPDHDGVVQLYPDADPPPDADAFEFWNVPGRKHLIHDGTRLVLVSRWPGCCVRLALAPGLEDGMAYLYAIRACATPCARYRALAAGLDALSTATGAAPTAATRSRPTPAALLELHTLQALDATLAGASLRVVAEGLFGADAVAADWHKDSALRARVRRLVRRGDALMRGGYRRLAQLPPPLH; encoded by the coding sequence ATGGCCGAACCGAGCGCCGCACACTGGTATCCAACCGCCGCGTATCTCTACGCGCTGCACCTCGACGGCCCTGCGCTGGCGTGGGAGTATCTGCGCAGGAATCCCGACTACCGCCGCGACTGGCTGCGCCGTCGCCGCCGACCGGACGTGGCGCAGGCGTGGGGCTTGCGCCTGCTGGAAGACCCGGCCCTGGATGCGCGCGACGCGCATCCGGCCTGGTTTCCCGATCACGATGGCGTGGTGCAGCTCTACCCGGATGCCGACCCGCCGCCGGATGCCGATGCCTTCGAGTTCTGGAACGTCCCAGGACGCAAACACCTGATCCACGATGGCACGCGCCTGGTGCTGGTATCGCGCTGGCCCGGCTGCTGCGTGCGGCTCGCACTTGCGCCGGGCCTGGAAGACGGCATGGCCTACCTCTATGCCATCCGCGCTTGCGCCACGCCCTGCGCGCGCTACCGCGCGCTGGCGGCCGGGCTGGATGCGCTGTCCACCGCAACCGGAGCCGCGCCTACGGCGGCGACCCGCTCGCGGCCCACGCCTGCCGCGCTGCTGGAACTGCACACCTTGCAGGCGCTCGACGCGACCCTCGCGGGCGCGTCCTTGCGTGTGGTGGCCGAAGGGCTGTTCGGCGCGGATGCCGTCGCGGCCGACTGGCACAAGGACAGCGCGTTGCGTGCCCGTGTACGTCGGCTGGTGCGCCGGGGCGATGCGCTGATGCGCGGCGGCTACCGCCGCCTGGCACAGCTTCCGCCACCCTTGCACTAG
- a CDS encoding DUF2958 domain-containing protein: MTLPLVTADERARLLAHGAALAAGQHLDPLPVVRLFTPDAHVTWLLATLDPTDGDTAWGLIDLGIGMPALGTVKLSDLASIVGLHKQSVMRDRYFQAVRPLSEYVRLAQENGSIMD; encoded by the coding sequence ATGACCTTGCCACTTGTCACCGCTGACGAACGCGCCCGGCTGCTCGCCCACGGAGCGGCGCTCGCCGCTGGCCAGCACCTCGACCCGCTGCCCGTGGTGCGGCTGTTCACCCCCGACGCGCATGTGACCTGGCTACTAGCCACGCTCGATCCGACCGATGGCGATACGGCCTGGGGACTGATCGACCTCGGGATTGGTATGCCGGCGCTGGGAACGGTGAAGCTGTCCGATCTGGCGTCCATCGTCGGGCTGCACAAGCAGTCCGTGATGCGTGATCGCTATTTCCAGGCGGTGCGCCCGCTGTCGGAATACGTCCGACTGGCGCAGGAGAACGGCTCGATCATGGACTGA
- a CDS encoding helix-turn-helix domain-containing protein, whose translation MQKRTVQPGRPAGSATFDAELAQAFGAAVRVLRMERGIAQESLAHLAGIERSHMGKVERGEHMPTLAAIFKIARALDCSTAVLMAETESQIAASET comes from the coding sequence ATGCAGAAGCGAACTGTCCAGCCCGGCCGCCCGGCCGGCTCCGCCACCTTCGATGCCGAGCTGGCTCAAGCCTTCGGCGCGGCGGTGCGTGTGCTACGGATGGAGCGAGGGATTGCGCAAGAATCGCTGGCGCACCTGGCTGGTATCGAGCGTTCGCACATGGGCAAGGTCGAGCGTGGCGAACACATGCCCACGCTGGCGGCCATCTTCAAGATCGCCCGCGCACTCGATTGCAGTACGGCGGTGCTGATGGCCGAGACGGAAAGCCAGATCGCGGCGTCCGAGACATAG
- a CDS encoding DUF736 domain-containing protein, producing the protein MANIGTFTAEKDGFTGQLRTLTLNVKVKLVSNDKGDNEKAPDFRVQAAGHDIGAAWKKTSEAGRAYVSVTLDDPSFPATVYARLIEGEDGTHDLIWSRSKPQAA; encoded by the coding sequence ATGGCTAACATCGGCACCTTCACCGCAGAGAAAGACGGCTTCACCGGCCAGCTCCGCACCCTGACCCTCAACGTCAAGGTCAAGTTGGTTTCCAACGACAAGGGCGACAACGAGAAAGCCCCCGACTTCCGCGTTCAGGCGGCAGGCCATGACATTGGCGCGGCGTGGAAGAAGACCAGCGAGGCCGGGCGGGCCTACGTCTCCGTGACCCTCGACGATCCTTCGTTCCCGGCGACGGTCTATGCCCGCCTGATCGAAGGCGAGGACGGCACGCACGACCTAATCTGGTCGCGCAGCAAGCCCCAGGCGGCCTGA